In Panthera tigris isolate Pti1 chromosome C1, P.tigris_Pti1_mat1.1, whole genome shotgun sequence, the following proteins share a genomic window:
- the CXCR4 gene encoding C-X-C chemokine receptor type 4, whose protein sequence is MDGFRIYPSDNYTEDDLGSGDYDSMKEPCFREENAHFNRIFLPTVYSIIFLTGIVGNGLVILVMGYQKKLRSMTDKYRLHLSVADLLFVLTLPFWAVDAVANWYFGKFLCKAVHVIYTVNLYSSVLILAFISLDRYLAIVHATNSQRPRKLLAEKVVYVGVWIPALLLTIPDFIFANVREADGRYICDRFYPNDSWLVVFQFQHIMVGLILPGIVILSCYCIIISKLSHSKGYQKRKALKTTVILILAFFACWLPYYIGISIDSFILLEIIKQGCEFESTVHKWISITEALAFFHCCLNPILYAFLGAKFKTSAQHALTSVSRGSSLKILSKGKRGGHSSVSTESESSSFHSS, encoded by the exons ATGGACGGGTTTCGT ATATACCCTTCAGATAACTACACCGAAGATGACTTGGGCTCAGGCGACTATGACTCCATGAAGGAACCCTGCTTCCGGGAGGAAAATGCACATTTCAACCGTATCTTTCTGCCCACTGTCTACTCCATCATCTTCTTGACTGGCATAGTGGGCAATGGATTGGTCATCCTGGTCATGGGTTACCAGAAGAAACTGAGAAGCATGACAGACAAGTACAGATTGCACCTATCTGTGGCAGACCTCCTCTTTGTCCTCACACTTCCCTTCTGGGCAGTTGATGCTGTGGCAAACTGGTATTTTGGAAAGTTTCTGTGCAAGGCAGTCCATGTCATCTACACAGTCAACCTCTACAGCAGTGTCCTCATCCTAGCCTTCATCAGTCTGGACCGGTACTTGGCTATTGTCCATGCCACCAACAGTCAGAGGCCAAGGAAGCTGTTGGCTGAAAAGGTGGTCTATGTTGGTGTCTGGATACCTGCCCTCCTGTTGACTATTCCTGATTTCATCTTTGCTAATGTCAGAGAGGCAGATGGGAGATATATCTGTGACCGCTTCTATCCCAATGACTCGTGGTTGGTGGTATTCCAGTTTCAGCACATCATGGTTGGCCTTATCCTGCCAGGTATTGTCATCCTGTCCTGCTATTGCATTATCATCTCCAAGCTCTCCCACTCCAAGGGCTACCAGAAGCGCAAGGCCCTCAAGACCACAGTTATCCTCATTCTGGCTTTCTTTGCCTGCTGGCTGCCCTACTACATAGGGATCAGCATCGATTCCTTCATCCTCCTGGAAATCATCAAGCAAGGATGTGAGTTTGAGAGCACTGTGCACAAGTGGATTTCCATCACCGAGGCCCTAGCCTTTTTCCACTGTTGCCTGAACCCCATCCTCTATGCCTTCCTTGGAGCCAAATTTAAAACCTCTGCCCAGCATGCACTCACCTCTGTGAGCAGAGGGTCTAGCCTCAAGATCCTTTCCAAAGGGAAGCGGGGAGGACATTCTTCTGTTTCAACTGAGTCCGAGTCTTCCAGTTTTCACTCCAGCTAA